One genomic window of Ziziphus jujuba cultivar Dongzao chromosome 4, ASM3175591v1 includes the following:
- the LOC107435020 gene encoding phospholipase A1-IIdelta, with amino-acid sequence MATNQTETTWEELIGGKRWEGLLDPLNLELRKLIIRAGDFCQATYDAFNNDKNSRYCGSSRYGKSSFFQKVLLQNASDYQISSFLYATARVSVPEALILHSLSRESWDRESNWIGYIAVTSDDVSRALGRREIYVVWRGTTRDYEWVNVLGADLESANTLLRSSANNSNKATDSSSDSDNDEGSPKVMRGWLTVYISDNPKSQFVKLCARKQLLYHIEQLRNKYRDEKLSIVLTGHSLGASLSVLSAFDLVENGVSDIPVSAIIFGCPQVGNKAFKERFDKFQNLKVLHVKNTIDLITRYPGRLFGYVDIGTELVIDTRKSTSLKDSKNPSDWHNLQAMLHVVAGWNGKDREFELKVKRSVALVNKSCEFLKDELLIPGSWWAEKNKGMVLDEESGEWVLAPPSDENLPRPEF; translated from the exons ATGGCAACCAACCAAACTGAAACAACATGGGAAGAACTTATCGGCGGCAAAAGGTGGGAAGGCCTTCTGGACCCACTCAACCTCGAACTCAGAAAACTCATCATACGCGCCGGCGACTTCTGCCAAGCCACCTACGACGCTTTCAACAACGACAAGAACTCCAGGTACTGCGGCTCTAGCCGCTACGGCAAGTCGTCGTTCTTCCAGAAAGTTTTGCTCCAAAACGCCTCCGACTACCAAATCTCCTCCTTCCTCTACGCCACTGCTCGCGTCAGCGTTCCCGAGGCCTTGATTCTCCACTCCTTGTCTCGGGAATCATGGGACCGCGAGTCCAACTGGATCGGCTACATCGCCGTCACCTCCGACGACGTTAGCAGAGCCCTCGGTCGCCGGGAAATCTATGTCGTATGGCGTGGAACCACTAGAGACTACGAGTGGGTCAACGTGTTAGGGGCCGATCTCGAATCGGCCAACACTCTGCTTCGCTCTAGTGCGAATAATAGCAATAAAGCTACCGATAGCAGCAGTGACAGCGACAACGatgaag GTTCGCCGAAAGTAATGAGGGGTTGGCTAACGGTTTATATCTCCGACAATCCCAAATCGCAGTTCGTCAAGTTATGCGCGAGAAAACAACTTCTATATCATATCGAACAGCTGAGAAACAAATACAGAGATGAGAAATTAAGCATAGTTTTGACGGGTCACAGTTTGGGTGCCAGTCTATCAGTTCTTAGTGCTTTCGATCTGGTCGAAAATGGGGTTTCCGACATTCCAGTTTCGGCTATCATTTTCGGTTGTCCGCAAGTCGGAAACAAAGCATTCAAAGAAAGATTTGATAAATTCCAAAACCTGAAAGTGCTTCACGTAAAAAACACGATCGATCTGATAACCCGTTATCCAGGGAGGCTTTTTGGGTACGTGGATATAGGGACGGAGCTAGTGATCGATACGAGGAAGTCGACGAGCTTGAAGGATTCCAAGAATCCTAGTGACTGGCATAACTTGCAGGCCATGCTTCATGTGGTCGCTGGTTGGAATGGGAAAGACCGAGAGTTTGAGCTGAAAGTGAAGAGGAGCGTGGCTTTGGTGAACAAGTCGTGTGAATTCCTGAAAGATGAGCTGTTGATTCCTGGTTCATGGTGGGCGGAGAAGAACAAAGGAATGGTTCTTGATGAAGAAAGTGGTGAATGGGTTTTGGCGCCACCGTCCGATGAAAACCTTCCTCGTCCTGAATTTTGA